One window from the genome of Lentisphaerota bacterium encodes:
- a CDS encoding calcium:sodium exchange protein has translation MKREVLVAINGLLAMTAFGGEIQDGVIRPSNKPNAVQQQMIARQYGMFIHFGINTFHNQEWTDGTQPPTSYNPKTVDTDQWAQTARDAGMKYVILTAKHHDGFCLWDSQHTDYDVANSPNKTDVVAALAASCKKYGIQMGLYYSLWDRHEPTYKDDKKYVAYMLKQLTELLTDYGPVCELWLDGGWDKRRENWDIPGVYALVKKLQPECAVGVNWTIGLPDNPDAKNVKPDQQKEGFPIRYFPSDFRLGDPYLPGDPDPKLFSHDGQLFYLPFEATVCLNGKWFFNTRDSQLKTLGELESLFKRATAQDNILILNSPPNRDGVMTEGNVKQLKALAERLGLH, from the coding sequence ATGAAACGAGAGGTGTTGGTAGCGATCAACGGCTTGCTCGCGATGACAGCATTCGGCGGCGAGATACAGGATGGGGTCATCCGCCCCTCAAACAAACCCAATGCCGTTCAGCAACAGATGATCGCCCGACAGTATGGAATGTTCATCCACTTTGGCATCAACACCTTTCACAACCAGGAGTGGACGGACGGAACCCAACCGCCCACGAGCTACAATCCCAAAACGGTGGACACAGATCAGTGGGCGCAGACGGCACGGGATGCCGGAATGAAGTATGTCATCTTGACGGCCAAGCACCACGACGGTTTCTGCCTGTGGGACAGCCAGCACACAGACTATGATGTTGCGAACAGTCCGAACAAAACTGATGTTGTGGCAGCTCTGGCCGCATCCTGCAAGAAGTACGGCATCCAGATGGGACTCTACTATTCACTGTGGGATCGACATGAACCCACCTACAAAGACGACAAGAAATACGTCGCGTACATGCTGAAGCAACTGACGGAGTTGCTCACGGACTACGGCCCTGTCTGCGAACTGTGGCTGGACGGTGGTTGGGACAAGCGTCGAGAGAATTGGGATATTCCGGGTGTTTATGCGCTGGTGAAGAAACTCCAGCCGGAATGTGCCGTTGGAGTTAACTGGACGATCGGACTTCCCGATAATCCTGATGCCAAAAATGTGAAACCTGACCAGCAAAAGGAGGGATTTCCCATTCGCTACTTCCCAAGCGATTTCAGGCTGGGGGATCCGTATCTTCCGGGAGACCCTGATCCAAAGCTTTTCTCCCACGATGGGCAACTCTTCTACCTGCCTTTCGAGGCCACGGTGTGTTTGAACGGCAAATGGTTCTTCAACACGCGAGACAGCCAATTGAAAACTCTGGGTGAACTTGAATCGCTCTTTAAACGCGCCACCGCTCAGGACAACATACTGATCCTGAATTCTCCGCCTAATCGTGACGGAGTCATGACCGAAGGCAATGTGAAACAACTCAAGGCCTTGGCCGAGCGACTGGGACTCCATTGA
- a CDS encoding RluA family pseudouridine synthase translates to MIPHPPPDADLLQPRALTVPAESAGCRLDAWLAQTLAGLSRSRIQGLIAAGHATVDGHAAKASASLVAGQTVCLTIPPSGPATPRPEAIALDIVFEDASILVLDKSAGLVVHPAPGHADGTLVNALLHHCDDLGGIGGVERPGIVHRLDKETSGLMVVAKTDAAMAGLVAQFKSGGVRKVYLALVHGVPKKTAGLIDTLIGRHPRDRKRMAVVSRNGKQAITRYTVVRPCGDVSLIEACIETGRTHQIRVHLAHLGHPIVGDPLYGSRTRDQAIAGCPARQMLHAARLAFSHPVSREPLDFSRPPPPDMLALMDQLAGGSAQPEYSSKRQFTPRNG, encoded by the coding sequence ATGATCCCCCACCCTCCACCCGATGCCGATCTCCTTCAGCCCCGCGCATTGACCGTTCCGGCCGAGTCCGCCGGATGCCGTCTGGACGCCTGGCTCGCCCAGACTCTGGCGGGGCTCTCGCGGTCGCGCATCCAGGGCCTCATCGCCGCTGGCCATGCCACGGTTGACGGCCACGCCGCCAAGGCGAGCGCCAGCCTCGTCGCCGGCCAGACGGTCTGCCTGACGATCCCGCCCTCCGGGCCAGCGACACCCCGGCCTGAGGCCATCGCGCTCGATATTGTGTTTGAAGACGCATCCATTCTGGTGCTCGACAAATCGGCCGGTCTGGTGGTCCATCCGGCCCCCGGACATGCAGACGGCACGCTCGTGAACGCTCTCCTACACCATTGCGACGACCTGGGCGGCATCGGCGGAGTCGAGCGGCCCGGCATTGTCCACCGGCTCGACAAGGAGACCTCGGGGTTGATGGTTGTCGCAAAAACCGACGCCGCCATGGCCGGGTTGGTCGCGCAATTCAAGTCCGGTGGCGTCCGCAAGGTTTATCTCGCCCTCGTCCACGGCGTCCCCAAAAAGACAGCGGGACTCATCGACACGCTGATCGGACGCCACCCGCGCGACCGCAAGCGGATGGCGGTCGTCAGCCGCAACGGCAAACAGGCCATCACGCGGTATACCGTGGTGCGCCCCTGCGGTGACGTCAGCCTCATCGAAGCCTGTATCGAGACCGGTCGCACCCATCAGATCCGCGTCCATCTCGCCCACCTGGGTCATCCGATCGTCGGCGACCCCCTCTATGGGTCACGCACGCGCGATCAGGCCATCGCCGGATGCCCCGCCCGCCAGATGCTCCACGCCGCACGCCTGGCCTTCTCCCACCCCGTCTCGAGAGAGCCGCTTGATTTCTCCCGGCCGCCCCCGCCCGACATGCTCGCGCTGATGGATCAGTTAGCGGGGGGTTCAGCTCAACCGGAATATTCCTCAAAACGACAGTTTACCCCGCGAAACGGGTAA
- a CDS encoding carbohydrate kinase family protein: MTRKYDVMAAGHLCFDVIPSFPDTGARLIGDLLRPGKLVHVDDAMMSTGGPVSNTGIGLKILGSQVVFTARVGADDFGRMTMERLRKSGNADGIRVMKGSTSSYTVALAPPGIDRIFLHNPGTNNVFGAEDLKPKLIAQCRHFHFGYPPLMRRMYTDEGRELEKIFKIAKDAGATTSCDMALPDPASPAGKAPWKKILARILPYVDIFLPSVEEVLFMLERDTFLKLKAKHHGSDLLDVLHAEDYSRLSGKLLALGSTMTSLKSGRRGFYFRSKSKDAFSGLGAARPGNPDNWSGRELWCPAFLCKKVASATGSGDSSIAGFLHAYLKGLDVEACLKAANALGWQNIQVLDAVSGIKNWKDTQAFLRRNPPLEDLVLNQAPGWTWDKTFRMWHGPNDA, translated from the coding sequence ATGACACGCAAGTATGATGTAATGGCGGCTGGACATCTGTGTTTTGACGTGATTCCGAGTTTTCCTGACACCGGCGCGCGCCTCATCGGCGACCTTCTGCGACCGGGCAAACTGGTGCATGTGGACGATGCGATGATGAGCACCGGCGGGCCGGTCTCCAACACCGGCATCGGCCTGAAGATCTTGGGTAGCCAGGTTGTCTTCACGGCCCGCGTCGGTGCGGACGATTTCGGACGCATGACCATGGAGCGCCTCCGCAAGAGCGGCAATGCCGATGGCATCCGCGTCATGAAAGGCTCGACCAGTTCCTACACCGTCGCCCTGGCGCCTCCGGGCATTGATCGCATTTTCCTTCACAATCCCGGAACGAATAACGTTTTTGGCGCCGAAGACCTGAAGCCGAAACTGATCGCGCAATGCCGTCACTTCCATTTCGGCTATCCTCCGCTCATGCGCCGCATGTACACCGACGAGGGCCGCGAATTGGAGAAAATCTTCAAGATCGCCAAGGATGCAGGCGCCACCACGTCGTGCGACATGGCGCTGCCTGATCCCGCATCCCCTGCAGGGAAGGCGCCGTGGAAAAAGATATTGGCTCGCATTTTGCCTTATGTCGACATCTTCCTGCCGTCGGTGGAGGAGGTCCTCTTCATGCTCGAACGTGACACGTTCCTGAAGCTGAAGGCGAAACATCACGGGTCGGACTTGCTGGACGTTCTGCATGCCGAGGATTACTCGCGGTTGTCGGGCAAGCTGCTGGCCCTGGGTTCTACGATGACGTCGCTCAAGTCCGGCCGCCGCGGCTTTTATTTCCGGTCCAAGTCGAAAGACGCATTCAGCGGCCTGGGCGCGGCCCGGCCCGGGAATCCGGACAACTGGTCCGGCCGCGAGTTATGGTGTCCGGCCTTTCTGTGCAAGAAGGTCGCCAGCGCGACCGGTTCGGGGGATTCATCCATCGCCGGCTTTCTGCACGCCTATCTCAAGGGCCTCGACGTGGAGGCCTGCCTCAAGGCCGCCAATGCCCTCGGATGGCAGAACATCCAGGTGCTCGACGCCGTCAGCGGCATCAAGAACTGGAAAGACACCCAAGCCTTCCTGCGGCGCAATCCGCCGCTGGAGGATTTGGTGCTGAATCAGGCGCCGGGCTGGACCTGGGACAAGACCTTCAGAATGTGGCACGGGCCGAATGACGCCTAA
- a CDS encoding glycosyl hydrolase — MNLSKRLIPADLTASINRFWEVSAAKLRLMEEAYGDCEGAPVFTIKGRYTARGWTEWTQGFQFGSALLQFDATLDAAFLEMGRQRTVTRMAPHLTHFGVHDHGFNNISTYGTLLRLIHEERIPEQGWERRFCELALKVSGAVQARRWTVLPEGGYVYSFNGPHSLFADTIRSLRVLAVSHLLGHVMMGERDERISLLARLIQHATATARYNVYFGEGRDVYDVRGRVAHESLFNLNDGSYRCPSSQQGFSPFTTWTRGLAWVLLGFAEQLEFLAILPDAEFLPFGGRAAVEDLFLKTARATADFYIAETPADGIPYWDTGAPGLARLGNVLDRPADPFNDFEPVDSSAAAIAAQGFLRLGHHLKSKNPGAATRYEQAGLQILATVIDEPYLSTAPDHQGLLLHSVYHRPNGWDHIPAGRKVPCGESSMWGDYHVREAALYVKRQIEGKPYLAFWNIMAA; from the coding sequence ATGAACCTATCCAAGCGCCTTATCCCCGCCGACCTGACCGCTTCGATCAACCGGTTCTGGGAGGTGTCGGCCGCGAAACTACGGCTGATGGAAGAAGCGTATGGTGACTGCGAGGGCGCCCCGGTCTTCACGATCAAGGGGCGTTATACAGCCCGCGGGTGGACGGAATGGACTCAGGGATTCCAGTTCGGCTCGGCGTTGCTTCAGTTTGACGCCACCCTCGATGCCGCCTTTTTGGAGATGGGTCGGCAACGCACCGTCACCCGCATGGCACCGCACCTCACCCACTTCGGGGTGCACGATCACGGCTTCAATAACATCAGCACCTATGGTACGCTGCTGCGCCTGATCCATGAAGAACGAATCCCTGAGCAGGGGTGGGAACGCCGCTTTTGTGAGCTCGCGCTCAAAGTCTCAGGCGCCGTGCAGGCCCGGCGCTGGACCGTTCTCCCCGAGGGCGGCTACGTCTATTCCTTCAATGGTCCCCACTCGCTCTTTGCCGACACCATTCGTTCCCTGCGCGTGCTGGCCGTCAGCCACCTGCTGGGCCACGTCATGATGGGCGAACGCGACGAGCGCATCTCCCTTCTGGCGCGCCTGATCCAGCATGCGACTGCCACCGCCCGCTACAACGTCTATTTCGGCGAGGGGCGTGACGTCTACGATGTCCGGGGCCGCGTGGCCCACGAGAGCCTCTTCAACCTCAACGACGGCTCGTATCGGTGTCCGAGTTCCCAGCAGGGCTTCTCGCCCTTTACCACTTGGACCCGCGGGCTCGCCTGGGTTCTGCTGGGATTCGCCGAGCAGCTCGAATTCCTGGCGATCCTGCCCGATGCGGAGTTTCTTCCCTTCGGGGGGCGCGCCGCCGTGGAAGATCTATTCCTGAAGACGGCCCGCGCCACTGCGGATTTCTACATTGCCGAAACCCCGGCAGATGGCATTCCCTACTGGGATACAGGCGCACCTGGCCTGGCGCGGCTTGGGAACGTTCTGGATCGGCCTGCAGACCCGTTCAATGATTTTGAGCCTGTGGACAGTTCCGCCGCGGCTATTGCCGCACAGGGATTCCTGCGGCTGGGCCACCACTTGAAATCAAAGAATCCCGGGGCCGCCACTCGCTACGAACAGGCTGGACTCCAGATACTGGCCACCGTGATCGACGAGCCGTATCTCAGTACCGCGCCCGACCATCAGGGATTGCTCCTCCATTCTGTCTACCATCGGCCCAATGGATGGGATCACATTCCGGCGGGCAGGAAGGTGCCGTGCGGCGAATCGAGTATGTGGGGCGACTACCATGTCCGTGAAGCGGCCTTGTATGTCAAGCGGCAGATTGAAGGCAAACCGTATCTGGCATTTTGGAATATCATGGCCGCTTAA
- the lpxA gene encoding acyl-ACP--UDP-N-acetylglucosamine O-acyltransferase produces the protein MATIHPSAVINPGAQIAPDVEIGPYCVIGEQVVIGSGTRLHPHAVVGGRTTLGKNCELFPFACIGMKTQDLKWRAEYQTYAEIGEGTVLREFTTIHTGTKDGEVTRVGAGCLIMAYCHVAHGCAVGNRVIMSNGAQLAGEVVIEDDAIIGGMTGIHQFCRIGTMAMLGGACKIRQDCPPYMIVDGLPPQSVGPNVVGMQRHGLSADTRTAIKEAYRLLFREGLNRSQALERIQLEITDCPEVRHLLAFVKASERGIL, from the coding sequence ATGGCAACCATTCATCCCTCGGCTGTGATCAACCCAGGCGCCCAGATCGCCCCGGATGTTGAGATCGGCCCCTATTGCGTGATCGGCGAACAGGTCGTGATCGGCTCGGGAACCCGGCTGCACCCACATGCGGTGGTCGGCGGACGCACGACGCTCGGCAAGAACTGCGAACTGTTCCCGTTTGCCTGCATCGGCATGAAGACACAGGATTTGAAGTGGCGCGCGGAATACCAGACTTACGCCGAGATCGGAGAGGGGACGGTTCTTCGCGAATTCACAACGATCCACACAGGAACGAAAGACGGCGAAGTGACCCGCGTCGGCGCGGGCTGCCTGATTATGGCGTATTGCCATGTGGCTCACGGGTGCGCAGTCGGTAATCGCGTGATTATGTCAAACGGCGCCCAACTGGCTGGCGAAGTGGTGATTGAAGACGATGCCATCATCGGCGGCATGACCGGAATACACCAGTTCTGTCGCATCGGGACGATGGCCATGCTCGGCGGCGCATGTAAAATCCGCCAAGACTGTCCGCCCTACATGATTGTTGATGGGCTGCCTCCGCAGTCGGTCGGTCCCAACGTGGTCGGCATGCAACGGCACGGGCTCTCCGCGGACACACGGACAGCCATTAAAGAGGCTTATCGCCTCCTCTTTCGCGAAGGGCTGAACCGGTCGCAGGCGCTGGAGCGCATTCAGCTCGAAATCACCGATTGCCCCGAAGTCCGGCACCTGCTGGCCTTTGTCAAGGCTAGCGAGCGCGGGATTCTGTAA
- the rimO gene encoding 30S ribosomal protein S12 methylthiotransferase RimO, whose translation MVRTSNPWFRSASSRRRLPILSEPSNGSGVVAVNSVSVGFVSLGCSKNVVDAQVMAGFVLDDGLVLAPSPEAADVVIVNTCAFIGDARAEAAEAILQVCALKTAGGCRGVVVTGCLAQRYGDRLLQSFPDIDACVGVDALDRIGAIIRRVAAGERGIVAVTATPSRLFSPTRPTLSFSGGPFAWLKIAEGCSHACAFCAIPGIRGTLRSRPMAEVVSEARALLGAGAGELNLIAQDTTAYGRECREPGGLAALLRTLDVLDGRFWLRVMYGYPSLISDALLETIATSRHVCRYFDVPLQHSHPDILRAMRRADTIKPVATLAARIRNAVPGAVLRTTCLVGFPGENDAHFEHLLATVTQARFDHVGVFVYSPEEGTASYRMDAVPPPEVAAERRQRLMLAQRRIVDEKRRELVGTHADALLIRSSRPLRGRPTWEARLERQAPDVDGVTRVVGVPAHAKPGDWARVALTGGRSYDLYATV comes from the coding sequence CTGGTGCGGACGTCAAACCCGTGGTTTCGCAGCGCGTCTTCGCGCCGCCGCCTCCCTATTTTGAGTGAGCCTTCAAACGGGAGCGGTGTGGTGGCTGTAAATTCGGTTTCCGTTGGATTTGTCAGCCTGGGATGCTCGAAGAATGTGGTGGACGCCCAGGTGATGGCTGGCTTCGTGCTGGATGACGGTCTGGTTCTCGCGCCCTCTCCCGAAGCGGCTGATGTCGTAATCGTCAACACCTGCGCCTTCATCGGTGACGCGCGCGCAGAAGCTGCCGAGGCGATCCTGCAGGTGTGCGCGCTCAAGACGGCGGGGGGGTGCCGCGGGGTCGTGGTTACCGGGTGTCTGGCGCAGCGGTACGGCGACCGACTGTTGCAGAGCTTTCCGGATATTGACGCGTGTGTCGGTGTAGACGCTCTGGACCGGATCGGTGCGATCATTCGGCGCGTAGCTGCCGGGGAGCGGGGCATTGTCGCGGTCACAGCGACGCCTTCGCGCCTCTTCAGCCCCACCCGCCCAACGCTCTCGTTCAGCGGCGGGCCTTTCGCGTGGCTCAAGATTGCCGAAGGGTGCAGCCATGCCTGCGCGTTTTGCGCCATTCCTGGAATACGCGGCACGCTCCGCTCGCGGCCGATGGCCGAGGTGGTGTCCGAGGCGCGGGCCTTGCTCGGCGCCGGCGCGGGTGAATTGAACCTCATTGCACAGGACACGACCGCCTATGGCCGCGAGTGCCGGGAGCCGGGCGGCCTGGCGGCGCTGCTGCGGACGTTGGATGTCCTGGACGGACGCTTCTGGCTGCGCGTGATGTACGGGTACCCGTCGCTGATCTCCGACGCGCTGCTCGAAACCATCGCCACCTCCCGGCACGTCTGCCGTTATTTCGACGTGCCGCTGCAACACAGCCACCCCGACATCCTGCGGGCGATGCGGCGGGCGGATACGATCAAGCCGGTCGCCACGCTTGCCGCGCGGATCCGGAACGCCGTTCCGGGGGCGGTTTTGCGCACCACCTGCCTGGTCGGATTTCCGGGCGAAAACGATGCCCATTTTGAACATTTGCTGGCCACCGTGACACAGGCGCGATTTGACCATGTGGGGGTCTTCGTCTACTCCCCCGAAGAAGGGACAGCCTCCTACCGGATGGACGCTGTGCCGCCGCCTGAAGTGGCTGCGGAACGGCGGCAGCGGCTCATGCTGGCACAACGCCGGATCGTTGATGAGAAACGGCGCGAGCTGGTCGGCACACACGCCGACGCCCTGCTCATCCGTTCTTCGCGTCCGCTGCGCGGCCGTCCGACCTGGGAGGCTCGCCTCGAGCGCCAGGCCCCCGATGTGGACGGCGTCACGCGCGTCGTCGGCGTTCCGGCCCACGCCAAGCCGGGGGACTGGGCGCGGGTCGCCCTCACTGGCGGCCGCAGCTACGACCTGTATGCGACGGTTTAG
- a CDS encoding TM2 domain-containing protein, which yields MCVSCGTTLAARPAVCGAKSKVAAGLLGLFLGWIGIHKFYLGYSKEGVIMLLVSVLGGMVTCGLATGVISMIGFIEGIIYLTKSDEDFDRLYAQGHQGWF from the coding sequence ATGTGCGTGAGTTGTGGGACGACGCTAGCCGCCCGCCCGGCGGTGTGTGGCGCGAAAAGCAAGGTTGCGGCGGGACTGCTCGGCCTGTTCCTAGGCTGGATCGGCATTCACAAGTTCTACTTGGGGTATTCTAAGGAGGGCGTGATCATGCTGCTGGTGTCGGTTCTTGGCGGAATGGTCACGTGTGGTCTGGCGACGGGGGTCATCTCTATGATCGGTTTCATCGAGGGGATTATCTACCTGACGAAATCTGACGAGGATTTCGACAGGCTCTATGCGCAGGGCCACCAAGGCTGGTTCTGA
- the lgt gene encoding prolipoprotein diacylglyceryl transferase, whose product MHSELFQFGPITIRAFGLCLALGFMTALWMATRLAAQTPRRTPDALSTLALWMLLAGVVGARTAYVAEHWTTEFAEPTGHGYLAALLRLDQGGLMFYGGLIGAATALAIFARIKRDSFLGLADLLATVLPLGHAFGRVGCFLHGCCYGKPADTAISVCFPRFSPAWHDHVACGILPETAALSLPVIPTQLIEAAGNLILFALLAGRYRRWADRPGLAVGAYAVGYAALRFGVEALRGDSRMPVGLFSISQAVSLALAAFGLAMILRARNRSASRPAPPQQRS is encoded by the coding sequence ATGCATTCGGAATTATTTCAGTTCGGGCCGATCACCATCCGGGCGTTCGGTCTTTGCCTGGCGCTGGGCTTCATGACCGCACTCTGGATGGCCACGCGGCTGGCCGCGCAAACCCCGCGCCGGACTCCCGACGCCCTCTCGACGCTGGCACTCTGGATGCTCCTCGCCGGCGTGGTAGGCGCGCGCACCGCCTATGTCGCCGAACACTGGACGACCGAATTCGCCGAGCCCACAGGCCACGGTTATCTTGCGGCGCTGCTCAGGCTGGATCAGGGCGGACTGATGTTCTACGGCGGACTGATCGGCGCGGCCACCGCGCTGGCCATTTTCGCCCGGATCAAGCGGGACTCGTTTCTTGGCCTGGCCGACCTGCTCGCCACCGTGCTTCCCCTCGGCCATGCGTTTGGACGCGTCGGGTGCTTTCTGCACGGCTGTTGCTATGGCAAGCCTGCAGACACCGCTATCAGCGTCTGCTTTCCCCGTTTCTCCCCCGCTTGGCATGACCACGTCGCCTGCGGCATCCTCCCGGAAACCGCCGCGCTCAGCCTGCCTGTCATCCCCACCCAGCTCATCGAGGCGGCCGGAAATCTGATTCTCTTCGCCCTGCTGGCTGGTCGCTATCGGCGCTGGGCAGACCGTCCCGGATTGGCGGTCGGCGCCTATGCCGTCGGCTATGCCGCGCTCCGCTTCGGTGTCGAGGCGCTCCGGGGCGACTCGCGCATGCCGGTGGGTCTCTTCTCCATCAGTCAAGCGGTGAGCCTCGCGCTCGCGGCTTTCGGACTCGCGATGATCCTGCGCGCCCGAAACCGTTCCGCCTCACGACCAGCACCCCCGCAGCAACGGTCATGA
- a CDS encoding serine/threonine protein kinase — protein MTEATDVQILTDPVDRVSCPKCAHKSDVQGLPAFSSLVCANCGQGLTVPARLGHFLLLKVIGLGGMGGVYQAHDEVLNRQVAIKVMRKSLGDNLAFSETFLREAQAAARINHPNIVQIHAFGMEKGQPYIVMELVLGGGLEKLMAGGVPLDQALVMGIGKQVAEGLRHASDEGMVHGDVKPENILLFEGNVAKLVDFGLASVSGTASNEIWGTPYYIAPEKVRRQKTDHRADIYSLGGTLYHAMAGRPPFDGPDANAVVRARFAEPLKPLVDVRPDIDPEVSAIITRMLQVEPGRRYPTYGSLLSDMRRVLDRLGPVEAPPPTGKKIVLRRKGKGTAADPTPANPAVTTSPVAMSNTSQVSPDKKIVVGRGVMSADFHTSGSLTDKLKASGYPAASADATDHKPGIRMWVVRLIVVLVLLGILGVLGSLYGLLVWKKMRDRNAEAAQRQQVLLREDALAQLQPVVERAKALANQCAADAQKARAQATNVAAQAAELIPETMRSYLVPPPPEPPRATANEEPAPPQNNDEQPMALDTEQMAEAVAAAVAAGLPPTKDFIVSYIRKIEEKRGVAASATPAAADGATGEDGTNDAEVAAAAPIPEQDLPPVVQRIRSMFRGVYELDRAADLAARAHDEIEQAIQAPDVASRPLEALRLLQAQLTHSCETIEAQPPVSDVAGIVRAIADDQAVVQRLLDEIRAEVERQAREVKAREAAAQAARDLERQADERKARIQADVARVADAEKETLELMHALDFRKAARALRTLGDGLETSEGKSAVALAQDKLVRIEAFYVFLGGAVPGVPVPVPEHPGEGVVDAERPIAPFRHPMSGWTVQKADATGITVNNITKTWVEADKDYVIRVMIIRHLLQDRKQASSLRFRYRIQQYINAALFLKTFIPNSPSVNDLAVVLAREAISLLPQSRKEIDRLMPGLLKIEE, from the coding sequence ATGACTGAAGCAACTGATGTCCAGATACTGACAGATCCGGTGGACCGGGTTTCCTGTCCTAAGTGCGCCCATAAGTCGGATGTGCAGGGGTTGCCGGCGTTCAGCTCTCTGGTGTGTGCGAATTGCGGCCAGGGCCTGACGGTTCCGGCTCGGCTCGGGCATTTTCTGCTCCTCAAGGTCATCGGACTGGGCGGCATGGGCGGGGTTTATCAGGCGCATGACGAAGTGCTCAACAGACAAGTCGCCATCAAGGTGATGCGCAAGAGTCTGGGGGATAATCTGGCCTTCAGCGAGACGTTCCTCCGCGAGGCGCAGGCGGCGGCCCGGATCAATCACCCCAACATCGTGCAGATTCATGCGTTCGGCATGGAGAAGGGGCAGCCCTACATCGTCATGGAACTCGTTCTGGGCGGTGGCCTGGAGAAACTGATGGCCGGTGGCGTGCCGCTCGATCAGGCGTTGGTGATGGGTATCGGCAAGCAGGTCGCCGAGGGGCTGCGTCACGCGAGCGATGAGGGGATGGTGCATGGAGACGTCAAGCCGGAGAACATCCTGCTGTTTGAGGGCAACGTGGCCAAACTGGTCGATTTCGGGCTGGCGTCGGTCTCGGGAACGGCGTCAAACGAAATCTGGGGGACGCCCTATTACATCGCGCCAGAGAAGGTGCGACGGCAGAAGACCGACCATCGGGCCGACATTTACAGTCTGGGCGGGACGTTGTATCACGCGATGGCCGGACGGCCGCCATTTGACGGCCCGGACGCGAACGCAGTGGTTCGGGCGCGATTTGCAGAGCCACTCAAGCCCCTGGTGGACGTGCGTCCGGATATTGATCCCGAGGTTTCGGCGATCATAACGCGGATGCTGCAGGTTGAGCCGGGCCGGCGCTATCCAACGTACGGATCGCTGCTGAGCGACATGCGGCGGGTGTTGGATCGGCTGGGGCCTGTCGAGGCGCCTCCGCCGACCGGCAAAAAGATCGTGTTGCGCCGCAAGGGCAAGGGGACGGCGGCCGATCCCACGCCTGCCAATCCGGCTGTCACGACCTCTCCCGTGGCGATGTCCAACACATCCCAGGTGTCTCCGGACAAGAAGATCGTGGTGGGTCGCGGGGTGATGTCGGCAGATTTCCACACATCGGGGTCTCTGACCGACAAGCTGAAAGCGTCGGGATACCCGGCGGCGTCCGCAGACGCAACCGATCACAAACCGGGCATACGCATGTGGGTGGTCCGTTTGATCGTGGTGTTGGTGCTCCTCGGCATCCTGGGTGTTTTGGGCAGCCTGTACGGTCTGTTGGTCTGGAAGAAAATGCGCGATCGCAATGCGGAGGCGGCGCAACGTCAGCAGGTCCTGTTGCGGGAGGATGCCCTGGCTCAATTGCAGCCTGTTGTGGAGCGGGCGAAAGCGTTGGCGAATCAGTGTGCGGCCGATGCCCAGAAAGCCCGGGCTCAGGCCACGAACGTGGCGGCTCAGGCGGCTGAGCTCATTCCCGAGACGATGCGTTCGTATCTGGTGCCGCCTCCTCCAGAGCCGCCACGGGCGACGGCGAATGAGGAGCCCGCCCCGCCTCAGAATAACGATGAGCAACCGATGGCCTTGGATACCGAACAGATGGCGGAGGCGGTGGCGGCGGCGGTGGCGGCAGGCCTGCCGCCAACCAAGGACTTCATCGTCTCCTATATCCGGAAGATTGAGGAAAAAAGAGGGGTTGCGGCGTCGGCGACACCTGCCGCAGCGGACGGCGCCACGGGCGAGGACGGGACAAACGATGCGGAAGTCGCTGCAGCAGCGCCGATTCCGGAGCAGGACCTCCCGCCGGTGGTTCAGCGCATACGCTCCATGTTCAGGGGGGTGTATGAACTCGATCGCGCGGCCGATCTGGCGGCGCGCGCGCATGATGAGATCGAGCAGGCGATTCAGGCACCCGACGTGGCCAGCCGTCCGCTGGAAGCCCTGCGGTTGTTGCAGGCGCAACTGACCCATTCATGCGAGACGATTGAGGCACAGCCCCCGGTTTCCGATGTCGCGGGCATCGTGCGGGCGATCGCGGACGATCAGGCGGTGGTTCAGCGGCTGCTGGATGAGATCAGAGCCGAGGTGGAGCGTCAGGCGCGTGAGGTGAAGGCCCGCGAGGCCGCCGCGCAAGCCGCGCGCGATCTGGAACGGCAGGCGGACGAACGCAAAGCCCGCATTCAGGCTGATGTGGCACGCGTGGCGGATGCGGAGAAAGAGACGCTCGAACTGATGCACGCGCTCGATTTCCGAAAGGCCGCACGTGCGCTGCGCACGCTGGGGGACGGGCTTGAGACTTCAGAAGGAAAGTCCGCGGTGGCACTGGCCCAGGATAAACTCGTCCGCATCGAGGCGTTTTACGTGTTCCTGGGTGGCGCGGTGCCCGGCGTGCCGGTCCCCGTTCCGGAGCATCCCGGCGAGGGGGTGGTGGACGCGGAAAGACCGATTGCGCCCTTCCGCCACCCGATGTCGGGCTGGACGGTGCAGAAGGCGGATGCCACAGGAATTACGGTGAACAATATCACGAAGACGTGGGTGGAAGCCGACAAGGACTATGTGATCCGGGTGATGATCATTCGCCACCTGCTCCAGGACCGCAAGCAGGCTTCGTCCTTGCGATTCCGTTACCGCATCCAACAGTATATCAATGCGGCTTTGTTTCTGAAGACGTTTATCCCCAACAGCCCATCGGTCAATGACCTGGCGGTTGTATTGGCTCGCGAAGCGATCAGCCTCTTGCCCCAGAGTCGCAAAGAGATTGACCGGTTGATGCCCGGTCTGCTCAAGATCGAGGAGTGA